One window from the genome of Candidatus Manganitrophaceae bacterium encodes:
- the rnr gene encoding ribonuclease R, translating to MPKIDKEAILRELEKKSDHPFLLKELMQALNLPKEARREIKKLLRRMIEAGEIIRTRGNRYGLPQKMNLVVGRLKGHRDGYGFVIPETEGEPDLFIGAKKMEEAMHGDRVVARVEATKPDGRSEGRVIRVLERARKQIVGRFEKGRTVGFVIPADKRITNDLYIAPEHRLSAETGEIVLAEILAYPTKNRNPEGKVIKILGKIDDPRIDTVMVVESYNLPRTFPDDTLQEADKVKESVTAQMRRGREDLRELPTVTIDGERARDFDDAISIEKTRSGYRLWVHIADVSHYVPEGSALDREAYERGTSVYFPDAVLPMFPEKLSNGICSLNPKEDRLTMTAEMVFDEAGRRIDYKLYDSVIRSDERMTYTAVRQILTDRDETVRKRYAGLLPQFEMMERLAMQLRKNRLARGSLDFDLPEPEIILDLTGETIDIIRSERNVAHQLIEEFMLAANETVAGHMTRLEVPFLYRIHDPPTPTRIFEFNELLKTFGLVLHDLEKPRPRSLSDILDVVKGRPEERLIHQILLRSLKQAKYSAENHGHFGLASEEYTHFTSPIRRYPDLIVHRLLKKVIHHRMSQEEQEAWAERLPEIGKQTSERERQAMEAEREVIQRKKVKFMSDKVGETYDGFISGVAAYGLFIELGTYFVEGLIHVSNLHDDYYIYDERQHALIGEHHRRTFRLGDPIQVRVERVDLENWQIDFGLLEEEKRRSRKRRTR from the coding sequence ATGCCGAAGATCGACAAAGAAGCCATCCTCCGAGAGCTTGAGAAAAAATCGGACCACCCTTTTCTGCTCAAAGAATTAATGCAGGCACTCAATCTTCCCAAAGAAGCGCGACGAGAGATAAAGAAGCTGCTGCGTAGAATGATCGAAGCGGGAGAGATCATCCGGACGCGGGGAAACCGCTACGGCCTCCCACAGAAGATGAACCTGGTTGTCGGACGGCTGAAGGGGCATCGCGACGGGTATGGGTTCGTGATCCCTGAAACGGAAGGGGAGCCCGACCTTTTCATCGGCGCCAAAAAGATGGAAGAGGCGATGCATGGCGACCGGGTCGTCGCCCGGGTCGAAGCGACCAAGCCCGACGGCCGTTCCGAGGGACGGGTGATTCGGGTTCTGGAGCGCGCTCGAAAACAGATCGTCGGCCGGTTTGAGAAGGGACGGACGGTCGGCTTTGTCATCCCCGCCGACAAGCGGATCACCAACGACCTCTATATCGCCCCCGAACATCGCCTCTCGGCCGAAACGGGGGAGATCGTCCTCGCTGAGATTCTCGCCTATCCGACCAAAAACCGAAACCCGGAGGGGAAGGTCATCAAGATTCTCGGGAAGATCGATGATCCCCGGATCGATACGGTCATGGTCGTCGAGTCGTACAACCTGCCGCGCACCTTTCCAGACGACACGCTGCAGGAAGCGGACAAGGTCAAAGAATCAGTCACCGCGCAGATGCGCCGGGGGAGGGAAGACCTTCGGGAGCTGCCGACGGTCACGATTGATGGAGAACGGGCGCGCGATTTCGACGACGCCATCTCGATTGAGAAAACCCGGTCGGGCTATCGCCTCTGGGTCCATATTGCCGACGTCTCCCATTATGTCCCGGAAGGGTCGGCGCTCGATCGGGAAGCCTATGAGCGGGGAACCTCGGTCTATTTTCCCGATGCGGTCTTGCCGATGTTTCCGGAGAAACTCTCCAACGGCATCTGCAGCCTCAACCCGAAAGAAGATCGCCTCACCATGACGGCCGAGATGGTCTTCGACGAGGCCGGCCGGCGCATCGACTATAAGCTCTATGACAGCGTGATCCGAAGCGATGAGCGAATGACCTACACCGCCGTCCGGCAAATTCTGACCGACCGAGACGAAACGGTCCGGAAGCGGTATGCCGGACTCCTCCCTCAATTTGAAATGATGGAGCGGCTCGCGATGCAGCTTCGGAAAAACCGGCTGGCGCGGGGGAGTCTCGACTTTGACCTTCCGGAGCCCGAGATTATTTTGGACCTGACGGGCGAAACGATCGATATCATCCGGAGCGAGCGGAACGTCGCCCATCAACTCATCGAAGAGTTCATGCTCGCCGCCAATGAGACGGTTGCCGGGCATATGACCCGCCTGGAGGTGCCGTTCCTCTACCGCATCCATGACCCGCCGACGCCAACCCGGATTTTCGAATTTAATGAATTGCTCAAAACCTTCGGTCTGGTCCTTCACGACCTGGAAAAACCTCGGCCTCGGTCGCTCTCGGATATCTTGGATGTCGTGAAAGGACGGCCGGAGGAGCGTCTGATTCATCAAATCCTCCTCCGCTCGCTGAAGCAGGCAAAATATTCCGCTGAAAATCATGGCCACTTCGGACTCGCCTCCGAGGAGTACACCCACTTCACCTCTCCCATCCGGCGCTATCCCGATCTAATCGTTCACCGGCTCCTCAAGAAAGTCATTCACCACCGGATGTCGCAAGAGGAGCAAGAGGCGTGGGCCGAGCGCCTCCCCGAAATCGGGAAGCAGACCTCGGAGCGGGAGCGCCAGGCGATGGAAGCGGAGCGAGAGGTCATCCAACGGAAGAAGGTCAAATTCATGTCGGACAAAGTCGGCGAGACCTATGACGGTTTCATCTCCGGCGTCGCCGCCTACGGCCTCTTCATTGAGCTCGGCACCTACTTCGTGGAAGGACTGATCCACGTCAGCAATCTTCACGACGACTATTATATCTACGACGAGCGACAGCACGCCCTCATTGGAGAGCACCACCGCCGGACCTTCCGACTGGGTGACCCGATCCAGGTTCGTGTCGAGCGGGTTGATCTGGAGAACTGGCAGATTGATTTTGGGTTGCTGGAGGAAGAGAAGCGGCGCAGCCGGAAACGGCGGACCCGATAA
- a CDS encoding HAD family phosphatase, giving the protein MDQSIHNIVFDLGGVLLEWKPDQILARLYPDPDLRAVVNRQVFQHPDWLVLDKGALDEEGAVNLFHRRTERPLSEMKELMQAVRESLVPIPSTFDLLEALSKEGLALYCVSNMQVAVFAYLQKKYDFWSKFKGLVISAHIQMIKPDAEIFRHLFTRYGLIPSESLFIDDHFPNVESARRLEMKAILFQGADDCRRQLQELHLLPHYEGAAPPVGFPSV; this is encoded by the coding sequence ATGGATCAGTCCATTCATAACATCGTTTTCGACCTTGGCGGGGTTTTGCTGGAGTGGAAACCCGATCAAATCTTAGCTCGGCTTTACCCCGATCCGGACCTCCGGGCGGTCGTCAACAGGCAAGTCTTTCAGCATCCCGATTGGCTGGTCTTGGACAAAGGGGCGCTCGATGAAGAGGGGGCGGTGAACCTCTTCCATCGGCGGACGGAGCGACCCCTCTCGGAAATGAAGGAGCTCATGCAGGCGGTGAGGGAATCGCTCGTCCCGATTCCTTCCACGTTCGATCTTCTAGAAGCGCTGTCGAAGGAAGGGCTTGCGCTCTATTGCGTGTCGAATATGCAGGTCGCCGTCTTTGCCTACCTTCAGAAGAAGTATGATTTTTGGAGCAAGTTTAAAGGGCTTGTGATCTCGGCGCACATCCAAATGATCAAGCCGGACGCCGAGATTTTCCGCCACCTCTTCACCCGGTATGGATTGATCCCTTCCGAGAGTTTGTTCATCGACGACCATTTCCCCAACGTGGAAAGTGCGCGCCGGCTCGAAATGAAGGCGATCTTATTTCAAGGGGCCGACGATTGCCGCCGCCAGCTTCAGGAGTTGCACCTTCTCCCGCACTATGAAGGGGCCGCCCCTCCCGTAGGATTCCCGAGCGTTTGA
- a CDS encoding type 1 glutamine amidotransferase — protein MPKIRVIQHIGCETLGSIADALDAAKRSVEYIRPFEGMPIPDTMEETAGLIIMGGPMGVYEHSRYPFLSEEMRLIEQALKAETPVLGVCLGSQLLAATLGAAVAPGEKKEIGWHPVELLPAAQADPLWSGIEPAFTAYHWHGDIFQLPDGAVSLAKSAQTERQAFRYRSNAYGFLFHMEVTEKMIGEMVSTFSEELRENRVDGQEILGKVSHHLPRLREIGGVVFGRWARFI, from the coding sequence ATGCCGAAGATCAGGGTGATTCAACACATCGGCTGTGAGACGTTGGGATCGATTGCCGATGCGCTCGATGCGGCGAAGCGCTCCGTGGAGTATATTCGACCCTTCGAGGGGATGCCGATTCCGGACACGATGGAAGAGACCGCGGGACTCATTATTATGGGGGGACCGATGGGGGTCTATGAGCATTCCCGATATCCATTTCTTTCAGAGGAGATGCGGCTGATCGAGCAGGCGCTCAAAGCCGAAACGCCGGTTCTTGGGGTCTGCCTCGGGAGCCAGCTTTTGGCGGCGACGTTGGGGGCCGCGGTCGCGCCGGGGGAGAAAAAAGAGATCGGATGGCATCCGGTCGAACTCTTGCCCGCGGCGCAGGCCGATCCGCTCTGGAGTGGAATTGAACCGGCCTTTACCGCGTATCATTGGCATGGTGACATTTTCCAGCTTCCGGACGGTGCGGTTTCGCTGGCGAAGTCGGCACAGACGGAGCGCCAGGCCTTTCGCTATCGATCCAATGCCTATGGATTTTTATTCCATATGGAAGTCACCGAGAAGATGATCGGGGAGATGGTGAGCACTTTCTCGGAAGAACTCAGAGAGAATCGGGTGGATGGACAAGAAATCCTCGGGAAGGTTTCCCATCATCTCCCGCGTCTTCGTGAGATCGGGGGCGTTGTCTTCGGGCGGTGGGCAAGGTTCATTTAA
- the smc gene encoding chromosome segregation protein SMC: MRLKKLEIFGFKSFFDKTVVTFQPGINAVVGPNGCGKSNIADSILWVLGEQSAKNLRGERMEDVIFNGTEHRKPLGMSEVSLTFGDINGALPEPYAPYSEITVSRRLFRSGESEYLINKTPCRLKDIRDLLIDTGAGYRAHTIIEQGKVDDLISASPLQRREIVEEAAGIAKYRLRKAEALRKLEATEQNLTRVRDIIGEIKRQINSLDRQARKAEKFQKIREELKSLDFFVARAEWDQWSGTREALEQEERSLQETASAQENQRSGLDLRQSEIKLSLTEQEQALGQLKTQIFETEAKIQRLEGRIETIRAQRREWTETETRNLQEIAEIRQAETALQAEDQALDQEQEQIEETLPERERHLTERQEESNRIEAALTEEIARLEQEKGYLFELASRLTQAKNNLVHLQLRKDELMKRKGRGAQELEEVQRKKEETEAASGQLKAQLGEMKRQLSEKQAAQAAAATQLKETEATLQAGTARLSQVKEEWGVLAAQLASREGFYRGLLGPGTENLLTQLQGLHGMVADFIEVPAPYEKAIEAVLESRLRGIVVDGAAEIRQGIEHLREAQLGRGTFFPRQPRTQSPLSSTETGQEGVIGRALDLVGHRDGYEALTQALLCDVVLVRDLDVAFEQWELSPAAVYVTLRGEVLDRSGAVTGGERGETGLLEQKREIKALSDQMAHLQEEMRRQEEKIGENQALLQTTRQEIEALGGEIRAIEIQHLHDLKDHSASLTEIDRLQNALQTVLFEQEEGTKEEIELLRQEETERNQVTEAQRMKEEKEAAITQQQEQVEALRQSLGIVKEEVVRLKMETASLKERHRHLLEKRSRVVRAKEELVQRFQEKERLVASLQEKRRAAEGEEAETTSFIQLGAVEREALNARIREKTEAHAEILAQLQQVDQEIQQCRAQLDQTQKSLQERALRKIEAQMTMEKVRETIFMNYQTEIAETRPAPPASPEGEEISLDQARERSAALRRAVDEMGPVNIGAIEEYRELESRYQFLTSQETDLTTSMESLRQAIAKINKTTQSLFTDTFYLLNEKFKEVFVSFFGGGKAELILLDESRPLESGIEMVAQPPGKKPRSISLLSGGEKALTAISLLFATFLIHPSPFCLLDEIDAPLDEENTRRFTQALTNMSSQTQFIVITHNKRTMEIADVLYGVTMEEIGLSRLISVDLHERQGTNGHPVESPVVSDSA; the protein is encoded by the coding sequence ATGCGTCTTAAAAAATTAGAGATCTTCGGATTCAAATCGTTCTTCGACAAAACCGTCGTCACATTCCAGCCGGGCATCAACGCCGTCGTCGGACCGAACGGCTGCGGCAAGAGCAACATCGCCGACTCCATTCTCTGGGTCCTCGGCGAGCAGAGCGCCAAGAATCTTCGGGGCGAGCGGATGGAAGATGTGATCTTTAACGGAACCGAGCATCGCAAGCCGCTCGGGATGTCCGAAGTCTCTTTGACCTTCGGCGATATCAACGGCGCCCTCCCGGAACCGTATGCCCCTTATTCGGAGATCACTGTGAGCCGGCGGCTCTTTCGCTCCGGTGAGAGCGAATACCTGATCAACAAGACCCCTTGCCGTCTGAAAGACATCCGTGACCTGCTCATCGACACCGGCGCCGGCTACCGCGCCCACACCATCATCGAGCAGGGAAAGGTCGACGATCTGATCTCCGCCTCTCCGCTGCAGCGGCGGGAGATCGTCGAGGAAGCGGCCGGCATCGCCAAATACCGGCTTCGCAAGGCCGAGGCGCTGCGTAAGCTGGAGGCGACGGAGCAGAATCTCACGCGGGTTCGCGATATCATCGGCGAGATCAAGCGACAGATCAACTCGCTTGATCGGCAAGCACGGAAGGCGGAGAAATTTCAAAAAATACGCGAAGAGCTCAAATCGCTCGATTTTTTTGTCGCCCGGGCCGAATGGGACCAGTGGAGCGGAACCCGCGAGGCGCTCGAGCAGGAAGAGCGGAGCCTGCAGGAGACCGCCTCGGCGCAAGAGAATCAACGGTCGGGACTCGACCTGCGTCAGTCGGAGATCAAGCTCTCTTTGACGGAACAAGAGCAAGCATTGGGGCAGCTCAAAACCCAAATCTTCGAGACGGAAGCGAAGATCCAACGGCTGGAAGGGCGGATCGAGACGATCCGCGCCCAACGGCGGGAGTGGACCGAGACCGAAACCCGAAACCTGCAAGAGATTGCCGAGATCCGCCAGGCCGAGACGGCCCTTCAAGCGGAAGATCAGGCGCTCGACCAAGAACAGGAGCAGATCGAGGAGACCCTTCCCGAGCGGGAGCGGCACCTCACCGAGCGGCAGGAGGAGTCAAACCGGATCGAGGCGGCATTGACCGAGGAGATCGCCCGGCTGGAGCAGGAGAAGGGATATCTCTTCGAGTTGGCCTCCCGTCTCACCCAAGCGAAGAACAACCTGGTCCACCTGCAGCTCCGCAAAGATGAACTGATGAAACGCAAAGGACGGGGAGCACAAGAGTTAGAAGAGGTTCAGCGGAAAAAAGAAGAGACCGAAGCGGCCTCCGGACAATTAAAGGCCCAACTGGGAGAGATGAAGCGCCAGCTCTCCGAAAAACAGGCCGCACAGGCCGCCGCCGCCACGCAGCTGAAAGAGACCGAGGCGACCCTGCAGGCCGGCACCGCCCGTCTCTCTCAGGTTAAAGAAGAATGGGGGGTACTGGCCGCCCAGCTCGCCTCCCGCGAAGGGTTCTACCGCGGCCTTCTGGGGCCCGGCACCGAGAACCTTCTCACCCAGCTCCAGGGACTCCATGGAATGGTTGCCGACTTCATCGAAGTCCCGGCCCCTTATGAAAAAGCGATCGAGGCGGTGTTGGAGAGCCGGCTTCGCGGAATCGTCGTCGATGGAGCGGCAGAGATCCGGCAGGGGATCGAGCATCTGCGCGAGGCGCAGCTCGGACGGGGAACCTTCTTCCCCCGCCAACCCCGGACGCAGTCCCCCCTTTCTTCGACGGAGACAGGCCAGGAGGGGGTGATTGGTCGGGCGCTCGATCTGGTCGGCCACCGCGACGGCTACGAGGCGCTGACCCAGGCCCTGCTCTGCGACGTCGTTCTCGTTCGCGATCTCGACGTCGCCTTCGAGCAGTGGGAATTGTCCCCGGCCGCGGTCTATGTGACCCTCCGCGGGGAGGTGCTCGATCGATCGGGCGCGGTCACCGGAGGAGAGCGGGGAGAGACCGGCCTCCTCGAGCAGAAGCGGGAGATCAAGGCGCTCTCCGATCAGATGGCCCATTTGCAGGAAGAGATGCGCCGACAGGAAGAAAAGATCGGAGAGAATCAGGCACTGCTCCAGACGACGCGGCAAGAGATCGAGGCGCTCGGCGGCGAGATCCGGGCGATCGAGATCCAACACCTTCATGACCTGAAGGATCACAGCGCATCGCTTACCGAGATCGACCGGCTTCAAAACGCCCTCCAGACCGTTCTCTTCGAGCAGGAAGAGGGAACGAAGGAAGAGATCGAGCTGCTGCGACAGGAGGAGACCGAGCGGAATCAGGTCACCGAGGCGCAGCGGATGAAGGAGGAGAAAGAAGCGGCGATCACCCAGCAGCAGGAGCAGGTCGAAGCGCTGCGGCAAAGTCTCGGCATCGTGAAAGAAGAGGTCGTCCGGCTGAAAATGGAGACCGCCTCGCTGAAAGAGCGGCACCGGCACCTGCTGGAAAAACGGAGCCGTGTCGTCCGGGCGAAGGAAGAGCTCGTCCAGCGGTTCCAAGAGAAGGAACGCCTCGTTGCCTCGCTCCAAGAGAAGCGCCGGGCGGCCGAGGGGGAAGAGGCCGAGACCACCTCCTTCATCCAGCTGGGGGCGGTGGAGCGGGAGGCCTTAAATGCCCGGATTCGGGAAAAGACGGAGGCCCATGCAGAGATCCTGGCCCAGCTCCAACAGGTCGATCAGGAGATCCAGCAGTGCCGCGCCCAACTCGACCAGACACAGAAGTCGCTTCAGGAGCGTGCGCTCCGAAAGATCGAGGCCCAGATGACGATGGAGAAGGTCCGGGAGACGATCTTCATGAATTATCAGACCGAAATCGCCGAGACCCGCCCCGCCCCCCCCGCCTCTCCGGAAGGGGAGGAGATTTCCCTCGACCAGGCCCGCGAGCGGTCCGCCGCCCTTCGGCGGGCCGTCGATGAGATGGGGCCGGTCAATATCGGCGCGATCGAAGAGTATCGGGAACTGGAGAGCCGCTATCAATTCCTCACCTCCCAGGAGACCGATCTGACCACCTCGATGGAGAGCCTCCGCCAGGCGATTGCGAAGATCAACAAGACGACACAGAGCCTCTTCACCGACACCTTCTATCTGCTGAACGAAAAGTTCAAAGAGGTCTTCGTCTCCTTCTTCGGCGGTGGCAAGGCGGAGCTCATCCTCCTCGACGAGAGCCGCCCGCTGGAGTCGGGAATCGAAATGGTGGCACAGCCCCCCGGCAAAAAACCGCGGAGCATCTCCCTCCTCTCCGGCGGAGAGAAGGCGCTCACCGCGATCTCGCTCCTCTTTGCCACCTTCTTGATTCATCCCAGTCCATTCTGTCTGCTCGATGAGATCGACGCCCCGCTCGACGAGGAGAACACCCGCCGGTTTACCCAGGCGTTGACCAACATGTCGTCGCAGACGCAGTTCATTGTGATCACCCACAACAAGCGGACGATGGAGATCGCCGACGTCCTCTACGGCGTCACGATGGAAGAGATCGGTCTGTCGCGATTGATCTCGGTCGATCTACACGAACGCCAAGGGACAAACGGCCACCCGGTCGAATCGCCCGTCGTTTCCGATTCGGCTTAA
- a CDS encoding trypsin-like peptidase domain-containing protein, translated as MATIEQETTNDGTIRANTGGAVSAPADPVESSDLELLDAYSRAVINVVDVVGPAVVSVMVGGAGRGRRPEMTGSGSGVIFTPDGYILTNSHVVHQAKRLEVMMTDGRQLQATLIGEDPATDLAVIRIDAFGLPFASFGTSRSLRVGQLVIAIGNPLGFQSTVSTGVVSALGRSLRGVGGRLIEEIIQTDVPLNPGNSGGPLVDSRGRVIGINTAIIRMAQGISFSVPIDTAQWVIPQLLTHGRVRRGLLLIGGQQRPLDRRLTRALQLNQAQAVEVISVEAGGPGARAGLRDGDMILSINDRIVTSVDDLHRFLAEWPIGSTVTLTLLRGIERLILEVTPAEAP; from the coding sequence ATGGCCACGATTGAACAGGAGACAACGAACGATGGAACGATCAGAGCGAACACCGGCGGTGCGGTGAGCGCGCCGGCCGATCCGGTCGAAAGCTCCGACCTGGAGCTCCTCGACGCCTATTCGCGCGCGGTGATCAACGTGGTCGATGTCGTCGGACCGGCCGTGGTCAGCGTCATGGTCGGCGGCGCCGGCCGCGGCCGGCGGCCGGAGATGACCGGCTCCGGCTCGGGGGTGATCTTCACGCCCGATGGGTATATTTTGACCAACAGCCATGTGGTGCATCAGGCGAAGCGGTTGGAGGTGATGATGACCGACGGCCGCCAGCTTCAAGCGACGCTCATCGGCGAGGACCCGGCGACCGATCTGGCCGTCATACGGATCGATGCCTTCGGCCTTCCCTTCGCCTCCTTTGGAACCTCCCGTTCGCTGCGGGTCGGGCAGCTCGTCATCGCCATCGGAAACCCGCTCGGGTTCCAATCGACCGTCTCGACCGGGGTCGTCAGCGCATTGGGCCGATCGCTGCGCGGCGTGGGGGGGCGTCTGATCGAAGAGATTATTCAGACCGACGTCCCGCTCAATCCGGGAAACTCGGGCGGTCCGCTCGTCGACTCCCGCGGTCGGGTGATCGGAATTAACACGGCCATCATTCGGATGGCGCAAGGAATCAGCTTCTCCGTTCCGATCGATACCGCCCAGTGGGTGATTCCGCAGCTGCTCACGCATGGCCGCGTCCGCCGCGGGCTGTTGTTGATCGGCGGCCAGCAGCGGCCGCTCGATCGTCGGCTGACGCGGGCGCTCCAGCTCAATCAAGCCCAGGCGGTAGAGGTGATCTCGGTCGAAGCGGGTGGGCCGGGCGCCCGCGCCGGTCTCCGCGATGGGGATATGATCCTCTCCATCAACGATCGGATCGTCACGAGCGTCGACGACCTTCATCGTTTCTTGGCCGAGTGGCCGATCGGCAGCACGGTGACGTTGACCCTCCTCCGCGGAATCGAGCGACTGATATTGGAGGTGACACCCGCAGAGGCGCCTTAA
- a CDS encoding pirin family protein produces the protein MIRTNIDIRRNKERFHTEIPWLDSRHSFSFSRHYDPENTHHGLLLVNNDDIVRPGSGFQTHPHQDMEIVTWVLEGELEHKDTLGNAGIIYPGLAQRMSAGRGIWHSEMNPSGDQAVRLVQMWVFPDTEAIDPSYEQLDINRELDRGGLVPIASGRGHQAAIQIRQKGAVLWGGRLKPGESVRIPEAPFVHLFVAKGTAELEGAGRLETGDAVRLTAAGTPALKADPAAGAEILIWEMNRQSGS, from the coding sequence ATGATTCGGACGAATATCGACATTCGACGCAATAAAGAGCGGTTTCATACCGAGATCCCTTGGCTTGACTCGCGCCACAGTTTCAGCTTCAGCCGGCATTACGATCCGGAGAATACCCATCACGGGCTTCTCTTGGTCAACAACGACGACATCGTCCGGCCCGGCAGCGGGTTTCAAACCCACCCCCATCAAGACATGGAGATCGTCACCTGGGTGCTCGAAGGGGAACTGGAGCACAAAGACACCCTCGGCAACGCCGGGATCATCTATCCCGGATTGGCTCAGCGGATGAGCGCGGGACGGGGGATCTGGCACTCGGAGATGAACCCGAGCGGCGATCAGGCGGTCCGACTGGTCCAGATGTGGGTCTTCCCCGATACGGAGGCGATCGATCCTTCGTACGAGCAACTCGACATCAACCGGGAGTTGGACCGGGGGGGACTCGTGCCGATCGCCTCGGGACGGGGACACCAGGCGGCGATTCAGATCCGTCAAAAAGGGGCGGTGCTCTGGGGAGGACGGTTGAAACCGGGAGAATCGGTCCGGATTCCGGAGGCGCCGTTTGTCCACCTCTTTGTCGCCAAAGGGACGGCTGAGTTGGAGGGGGCGGGCCGGCTCGAGACCGGAGATGCGGTTCGACTGACCGCCGCCGGAACCCCGGCGCTGAAGGCCGATCCGGCCGCCGGCGCGGAGATCCTGATCTGGGAGATGAACCGGCAGAGCGGCTCTTAA
- a CDS encoding MarR family transcriptional regulator: METQETRALGRAEEIDALNTFLKLMRAADSLTARLSPRLSEAGLTMSQFGVLEVLLHLGPLCQSELGRKLLRSGGNVTLVVDNLERRGLVRRERGEDRRFMTVHLTAEGRRLIHKVFPKQVGALVEEMRVLTGAEQKILGRLCKKLGMGSARETETDGRPERRKR; this comes from the coding sequence ATGGAAACGCAGGAAACGCGAGCATTGGGAAGGGCGGAAGAGATCGACGCACTGAACACTTTCCTAAAGCTGATGCGGGCGGCCGATTCGCTGACAGCGCGGTTAAGCCCCCGGCTCTCGGAGGCGGGGCTGACGATGAGCCAATTCGGCGTCTTGGAGGTGCTCCTTCATTTGGGGCCGCTCTGCCAGAGCGAGCTGGGAAGAAAGCTCCTCCGAAGCGGCGGGAATGTCACCCTGGTGGTCGACAACCTGGAGCGGCGGGGGCTGGTCCGGCGGGAGCGGGGGGAAGACCGCCGTTTTATGACCGTTCACCTCACGGCGGAAGGGCGGCGATTGATTCATAAAGTGTTTCCCAAGCAGGTCGGGGCGCTGGTCGAGGAGATGCGCGTCCTGACCGGCGCCGAGCAGAAGATACTCGGTCGGCTTTGTAAAAAACTTGGGATGGGATCGGCGCGGGAAACCGAAACAGACGGCCGGCCCGAAAGGAGGAAGAGATGA